The proteins below are encoded in one region of Vespula pensylvanica isolate Volc-1 chromosome 4, ASM1446617v1, whole genome shotgun sequence:
- the LOC122628897 gene encoding thyroid receptor-interacting protein 6 isoform X2 has translation MSNVNNLEQHIANLQINHGDNTIKMVKSGKKVGPAVPPKPKKCQPQAAPTPSYSTVLNNAGTNEKSTNLYMNSPSPYVSMNMEKNDFNIPTLTNGKETVKLYQNNENFYVHQTKEKFEPKYGYDEKNYYSNVGNLPAPQVPVEDRNDRATNSAVYSNVESPAPISVPVPKKTEKDIIYSNIQWNPKSENTYSNLPPTHTSDDLPPPPEPSEYVACIPGNSFPPPPEELPPPPSPVSSSYSELRRATYQTDFPAGNYPNDIYGPSSQSSSTYESIYEPINPRPPSQLSCNYSMYSGYGSATSTQPQGKVSPVKEVDVLTDLLVQGMSDNSEESDIYGICAQCGCKVEGEGTGCSAMDKVFHINCFCCYVCKVNLQGKPFYSLEGKPYCEEDYLNTLEKCCVCTRPILDRILRATGKPYHPSCFTCVVCGQSLDGIPFTVDATNQIHCIQCFHKKFAPRCCVCKLPIMPEPGQDETVRVVALDRSFHIQCYKCEDCGLVLSSDSEGRGCYPLDDHVLCKSCNASRVQALTSHMTTEL, from the exons atgtctaatgttaataatttggAGCAACATATTGCAAACTTGCAAATCAATCATGGCGATAATACAATCAAAATGGTTAAATCTGGAAAGAAAGTTGGTCCTGCTGTACCACCAAAACCAAAAAAATGTCAACCTCAG GCAGCACCAACACCATCATATAGCACTGTACTCAATAATGCTggaacaaatgaaaaatctaCAAACCTATATATGAATTCACCTTCTCCATATGTATCAATGAAcatggaaaaaaatgattttaacatACCAACATTGACTAATGGAAAAGAGACTGTGAAactatatcaaaataatgaaaatttctatgtaCATCAAACAAAAGAGAAGTTTGAACCTAAATATGGATATgatgagaaaaattattattcaaatgttGGAAATTTACCAGCTCCTCAAGTGCCAGTAGAAGATCGCAATGATAGAGCTACAAATAGTGCAGTATATAGTAATGTTGAATCTCCAGCACCTATTTCTGTTCCTGTAccaaaaaaaacagagaaagatatcATTTACAGTAATATACAATGGAATCCAAAATCAGAGAATACTTACAGTAATCTTCCACCTACTCATACCAGtg acgaCTTACCACCACCTCCTGAGCCTTCAGAATACGTTGCTTGCATTCCAGGAAATTCATTTCCTCCACCTCCTGAAGAATTGCCACCACCGCCTAGTCCTGTCTCTTCCAGTTATAGCGAATTAAGACGTGCAACTTATCAAACTGATTTTCCTGCTGGAAATTATCCAAATGACATTTATGGTCCAAGTTCTCAATCTAGCTCAACATATGAATCTATATACGAACCTATTAATCCTAGACCACCATCTCAACTATCTTGTAATTATTCAATGTATTCTGGATATGGATCTGCTACTTCAACTCAACCACAAGGCAAAGTATCTCCTGTGAAAGAA GTTGATGTTCTAACTGATTTGTTAGTTCAAGGAATGTCAGATAATAGCGAAGAAAGTGATATATATGGTATTTGTGCACAATGTGGATGTAAAGTAGAAGGAGAGGGTACAGGTTGTTCTGCAATGGATAAAGTCTTTCATATAAATTGTTTCTGTTGTTATGTCTGTAAAGTCAACCTACAGGGTAAACCTTTCTATTCATTGGAAGGTAAACCATATTGTGAAGAAGATTACTTAAACACTTTAGAAAAGTGTTGTGTATGTACTAGGCCAATACTTGATAGAATATTAAGAGCTACTGGGAAACCTTATCATCCATCTTGCTTCACATGTGTAGTTTGTGGGCAAAGTTTAGATGGTATACCTTTTACAGTAGATGCTACAAATCAGATACATTGTATTCAATGTTTCCACAA AAAATTTGCACCTCGTTGTTGTGTGTGTAAATTACCCATCATGCCTGAACCTGGCCAAGATGAAACGGTACGCGTTGTTGCTCTGGATCGCAGTTTTCATATTCAATGTTACAAATGTGAAGATTGTGGTTTAGTATTATCTTCTGATTCAGAAGGTCGTGGCTGTTATCCTCTAGATGATCATGTGTTATGTAAAAGTTGTAATGCAAGTCGCGTACAAGCATTAACATCTCATATGACTAcagaattataa
- the LOC122628897 gene encoding thyroid receptor-interacting protein 6 isoform X1 has protein sequence MSNVNNLEQHIANLQINHGDNTIKMVKSGKKVGPAVPPKPKKCQPQIPQSYSIKAAPTPSYSTVLNNAGTNEKSTNLYMNSPSPYVSMNMEKNDFNIPTLTNGKETVKLYQNNENFYVHQTKEKFEPKYGYDEKNYYSNVGNLPAPQVPVEDRNDRATNSAVYSNVESPAPISVPVPKKTEKDIIYSNIQWNPKSENTYSNLPPTHTSDDLPPPPEPSEYVACIPGNSFPPPPEELPPPPSPVSSSYSELRRATYQTDFPAGNYPNDIYGPSSQSSSTYESIYEPINPRPPSQLSCNYSMYSGYGSATSTQPQGKVSPVKEVDVLTDLLVQGMSDNSEESDIYGICAQCGCKVEGEGTGCSAMDKVFHINCFCCYVCKVNLQGKPFYSLEGKPYCEEDYLNTLEKCCVCTRPILDRILRATGKPYHPSCFTCVVCGQSLDGIPFTVDATNQIHCIQCFHKKFAPRCCVCKLPIMPEPGQDETVRVVALDRSFHIQCYKCEDCGLVLSSDSEGRGCYPLDDHVLCKSCNASRVQALTSHMTTEL, from the exons atgtctaatgttaataatttggAGCAACATATTGCAAACTTGCAAATCAATCATGGCGATAATACAATCAAAATGGTTAAATCTGGAAAGAAAGTTGGTCCTGCTGTACCACCAAAACCAAAAAAATGTCAACCTCAG ATACCACAAAGTTATTCAATAAAGGCAGCACCAACACCATCATATAGCACTGTACTCAATAATGCTggaacaaatgaaaaatctaCAAACCTATATATGAATTCACCTTCTCCATATGTATCAATGAAcatggaaaaaaatgattttaacatACCAACATTGACTAATGGAAAAGAGACTGTGAAactatatcaaaataatgaaaatttctatgtaCATCAAACAAAAGAGAAGTTTGAACCTAAATATGGATATgatgagaaaaattattattcaaatgttGGAAATTTACCAGCTCCTCAAGTGCCAGTAGAAGATCGCAATGATAGAGCTACAAATAGTGCAGTATATAGTAATGTTGAATCTCCAGCACCTATTTCTGTTCCTGTAccaaaaaaaacagagaaagatatcATTTACAGTAATATACAATGGAATCCAAAATCAGAGAATACTTACAGTAATCTTCCACCTACTCATACCAGtg acgaCTTACCACCACCTCCTGAGCCTTCAGAATACGTTGCTTGCATTCCAGGAAATTCATTTCCTCCACCTCCTGAAGAATTGCCACCACCGCCTAGTCCTGTCTCTTCCAGTTATAGCGAATTAAGACGTGCAACTTATCAAACTGATTTTCCTGCTGGAAATTATCCAAATGACATTTATGGTCCAAGTTCTCAATCTAGCTCAACATATGAATCTATATACGAACCTATTAATCCTAGACCACCATCTCAACTATCTTGTAATTATTCAATGTATTCTGGATATGGATCTGCTACTTCAACTCAACCACAAGGCAAAGTATCTCCTGTGAAAGAA GTTGATGTTCTAACTGATTTGTTAGTTCAAGGAATGTCAGATAATAGCGAAGAAAGTGATATATATGGTATTTGTGCACAATGTGGATGTAAAGTAGAAGGAGAGGGTACAGGTTGTTCTGCAATGGATAAAGTCTTTCATATAAATTGTTTCTGTTGTTATGTCTGTAAAGTCAACCTACAGGGTAAACCTTTCTATTCATTGGAAGGTAAACCATATTGTGAAGAAGATTACTTAAACACTTTAGAAAAGTGTTGTGTATGTACTAGGCCAATACTTGATAGAATATTAAGAGCTACTGGGAAACCTTATCATCCATCTTGCTTCACATGTGTAGTTTGTGGGCAAAGTTTAGATGGTATACCTTTTACAGTAGATGCTACAAATCAGATACATTGTATTCAATGTTTCCACAA AAAATTTGCACCTCGTTGTTGTGTGTGTAAATTACCCATCATGCCTGAACCTGGCCAAGATGAAACGGTACGCGTTGTTGCTCTGGATCGCAGTTTTCATATTCAATGTTACAAATGTGAAGATTGTGGTTTAGTATTATCTTCTGATTCAGAAGGTCGTGGCTGTTATCCTCTAGATGATCATGTGTTATGTAAAAGTTGTAATGCAAGTCGCGTACAAGCATTAACATCTCATATGACTAcagaattataa
- the LOC122628897 gene encoding lipoma-preferred partner homolog isoform X3 yields MIPQSYSIKAAPTPSYSTVLNNAGTNEKSTNLYMNSPSPYVSMNMEKNDFNIPTLTNGKETVKLYQNNENFYVHQTKEKFEPKYGYDEKNYYSNVGNLPAPQVPVEDRNDRATNSAVYSNVESPAPISVPVPKKTEKDIIYSNIQWNPKSENTYSNLPPTHTSDDLPPPPEPSEYVACIPGNSFPPPPEELPPPPSPVSSSYSELRRATYQTDFPAGNYPNDIYGPSSQSSSTYESIYEPINPRPPSQLSCNYSMYSGYGSATSTQPQGKVSPVKEVDVLTDLLVQGMSDNSEESDIYGICAQCGCKVEGEGTGCSAMDKVFHINCFCCYVCKVNLQGKPFYSLEGKPYCEEDYLNTLEKCCVCTRPILDRILRATGKPYHPSCFTCVVCGQSLDGIPFTVDATNQIHCIQCFHKKFAPRCCVCKLPIMPEPGQDETVRVVALDRSFHIQCYKCEDCGLVLSSDSEGRGCYPLDDHVLCKSCNASRVQALTSHMTTEL; encoded by the exons ATG ATACCACAAAGTTATTCAATAAAGGCAGCACCAACACCATCATATAGCACTGTACTCAATAATGCTggaacaaatgaaaaatctaCAAACCTATATATGAATTCACCTTCTCCATATGTATCAATGAAcatggaaaaaaatgattttaacatACCAACATTGACTAATGGAAAAGAGACTGTGAAactatatcaaaataatgaaaatttctatgtaCATCAAACAAAAGAGAAGTTTGAACCTAAATATGGATATgatgagaaaaattattattcaaatgttGGAAATTTACCAGCTCCTCAAGTGCCAGTAGAAGATCGCAATGATAGAGCTACAAATAGTGCAGTATATAGTAATGTTGAATCTCCAGCACCTATTTCTGTTCCTGTAccaaaaaaaacagagaaagatatcATTTACAGTAATATACAATGGAATCCAAAATCAGAGAATACTTACAGTAATCTTCCACCTACTCATACCAGtg acgaCTTACCACCACCTCCTGAGCCTTCAGAATACGTTGCTTGCATTCCAGGAAATTCATTTCCTCCACCTCCTGAAGAATTGCCACCACCGCCTAGTCCTGTCTCTTCCAGTTATAGCGAATTAAGACGTGCAACTTATCAAACTGATTTTCCTGCTGGAAATTATCCAAATGACATTTATGGTCCAAGTTCTCAATCTAGCTCAACATATGAATCTATATACGAACCTATTAATCCTAGACCACCATCTCAACTATCTTGTAATTATTCAATGTATTCTGGATATGGATCTGCTACTTCAACTCAACCACAAGGCAAAGTATCTCCTGTGAAAGAA GTTGATGTTCTAACTGATTTGTTAGTTCAAGGAATGTCAGATAATAGCGAAGAAAGTGATATATATGGTATTTGTGCACAATGTGGATGTAAAGTAGAAGGAGAGGGTACAGGTTGTTCTGCAATGGATAAAGTCTTTCATATAAATTGTTTCTGTTGTTATGTCTGTAAAGTCAACCTACAGGGTAAACCTTTCTATTCATTGGAAGGTAAACCATATTGTGAAGAAGATTACTTAAACACTTTAGAAAAGTGTTGTGTATGTACTAGGCCAATACTTGATAGAATATTAAGAGCTACTGGGAAACCTTATCATCCATCTTGCTTCACATGTGTAGTTTGTGGGCAAAGTTTAGATGGTATACCTTTTACAGTAGATGCTACAAATCAGATACATTGTATTCAATGTTTCCACAA AAAATTTGCACCTCGTTGTTGTGTGTGTAAATTACCCATCATGCCTGAACCTGGCCAAGATGAAACGGTACGCGTTGTTGCTCTGGATCGCAGTTTTCATATTCAATGTTACAAATGTGAAGATTGTGGTTTAGTATTATCTTCTGATTCAGAAGGTCGTGGCTGTTATCCTCTAGATGATCATGTGTTATGTAAAAGTTGTAATGCAAGTCGCGTACAAGCATTAACATCTCATATGACTAcagaattataa